In Paenibacillus algicola, a genomic segment contains:
- a CDS encoding cysteine desulfurase family protein has product MHYFDHAATTPPYPEVIQTLTDIMSLYYGNPSALHRAGEDAAKLLKKAREVCAAALSALPSEIVFTSGATEGNNMAIKGAAMHYQSRGRHLITAVTEHPSVYQAFRQLEELGWEVTWMPVAGDGTVDPAALAEHVRKDTVLVSIMHVNNETGAVQPLEDIGRRIKEKNSRVLFHVDGVQGFGKLPVSLQNWQADLYTLSAHKFKGPKGAGIMYVKQGVQLYPLIAGGSQEGGYRGGTENVAAAAAVAKAMRLSAERQAEFYERARRLRDILVHHIADMPELMLNSSEHGAPHIIHFSYPGLKPEVLVHTLEEGGFLVSTKSACSSKSSEPSRTLIEMGRNADEAASGIRISLGWEHTEAEVRELGAALKSAVAQLAPMTGRKG; this is encoded by the coding sequence GTGCATTATTTCGACCATGCGGCAACTACGCCGCCTTATCCGGAGGTTATTCAGACCTTGACGGACATCATGAGCCTTTATTATGGCAATCCATCTGCACTGCACCGGGCTGGAGAGGATGCAGCCAAGCTTCTGAAAAAAGCAAGAGAGGTGTGCGCCGCGGCCCTGTCAGCCTTGCCGTCCGAGATCGTCTTCACTTCCGGAGCCACAGAGGGCAACAATATGGCAATTAAGGGAGCTGCGATGCATTATCAGTCCCGAGGCCGGCATCTGATCACAGCTGTAACGGAGCACCCCTCCGTATATCAAGCGTTTCGGCAATTGGAGGAGCTGGGATGGGAAGTAACCTGGATGCCTGTCGCTGGTGACGGAACTGTCGATCCTGCAGCGCTGGCGGAGCACGTCCGTAAGGATACCGTGCTCGTCAGCATCATGCATGTGAACAATGAAACCGGAGCGGTGCAGCCGCTGGAAGACATCGGACGACGGATCAAGGAGAAGAACAGCCGCGTACTGTTCCATGTGGATGGTGTGCAGGGCTTTGGCAAGCTGCCTGTCTCTCTACAGAACTGGCAGGCAGATCTGTACACGCTGTCTGCTCATAAATTCAAGGGTCCCAAAGGAGCCGGAATTATGTATGTCAAGCAGGGCGTCCAGCTTTATCCGCTTATCGCAGGAGGATCGCAGGAAGGCGGGTATCGCGGGGGCACGGAGAATGTGGCTGCCGCAGCGGCAGTCGCGAAAGCGATGAGACTCTCGGCAGAGCGGCAAGCGGAGTTCTACGAACGGGCGAGACGGCTCAGAGACATCCTGGTGCACCATATTGCGGACATGCCGGAGCTGATGCTGAACAGCAGTGAGCATGGGGCTCCGCATATTATTCATTTTTCCTATCCGGGGCTCAAGCCAGAGGTGCTGGTCCATACCTTGGAGGAGGGAGGCTTCTTAGTTTCCACCAAGTCGGCCTGCTCCTCCAAGAGCAGCGAGCCGAGCCGGACGCTGATAGAAATGGGACGAAATGCGGATGAAGCGGCAAGCGGCATCCGGATCAGTCTGGGCTGGGAGCATACAGAGGCTGAGGTTCGAGAGCTGGGAGCTGCGCTCAAGAGCGCTGTAGCACAGCTGGCCCCAATGACGGGCAGAAAGGGGTAA
- a CDS encoding lytic transglycosylase domain-containing protein, with protein sequence MKKDVIQAMHVIPLQSDKTVVYSFSAHNADKSSLQTQNTMLPRQSGQTAEFAAVLSQSMDASSMPMPEQPVQLAPGVIWKDGLLWQQLNTDSEVSAIAQSASGIQQASLPYNSGVTAAKEHTTGTSASYDGLIQAAAQRYGVPADLIKAVIDTESSFNPQAVSSAGAKGLMQLMDATARGLGVQDSFDPAQNIDGGTKYLAYQLDRFNGETGMALAAYNAGPGRVSRLGITSDEELLNRLELLPAETQSYIYKVLQSRTKYEVS encoded by the coding sequence TTGAAGAAAGATGTGATACAAGCTATGCACGTGATCCCGCTTCAAAGTGATAAGACGGTCGTGTATTCCTTCAGCGCCCATAATGCAGACAAATCTAGCTTACAGACGCAGAACACCATGCTCCCGAGGCAGAGTGGACAGACTGCGGAGTTCGCTGCCGTACTGAGCCAATCCATGGATGCCTCCAGTATGCCCATGCCGGAACAGCCGGTTCAGCTCGCTCCCGGAGTCATCTGGAAGGATGGACTATTGTGGCAGCAGCTGAATACTGACAGTGAGGTGTCTGCTATTGCGCAAAGTGCTAGCGGAATTCAACAGGCGTCATTACCATATAATTCCGGCGTGACAGCTGCTAAAGAGCATACAACCGGGACATCCGCATCCTATGATGGGCTGATTCAGGCTGCTGCGCAGCGGTATGGAGTGCCGGCAGATCTGATCAAAGCCGTGATTGATACGGAATCATCCTTTAATCCTCAGGCCGTTTCCTCTGCAGGCGCCAAGGGGCTGATGCAGCTAATGGATGCGACTGCCCGCGGGCTGGGAGTTCAGGATTCCTTTGATCCGGCACAGAATATTGACGGTGGGACCAAATATTTAGCGTATCAGCTGGACCGTTTCAACGGGGAAACCGGCATGGCGCTGGCCGCTTATAATGCCGGCCCGGGACGGGTATCCAGGCTTGGAATTACGTCCGATGAGGAGCTGCTGAACCGATTGGAGCTATTGCCTGCCGAAACACAGTCCTATATTTATAAAGTCTTGCAGTCTCGTACCAAATATGAGGTTTCGTGA
- the thiI gene encoding tRNA uracil 4-sulfurtransferase ThiI, with amino-acid sequence MTVKPTYDMLLLRFGEFTLKGKNRNRFEKSILQHVRALLKPYPDVNILKEYGRLYVRLNGHPFEPVLADLKKVFGIVSISPVKVCPSELESIVSSALQFMSETSLAPSTTFKVNARRVWKAFPHSSQDMNHLVGSPLLRAFPQLSVNVKEPELELRVEIREDRTYLFHESIQGAGGFPLGTNGKAMLLLSGGIDSPVAAYSAMRRGLEVECVHFYSYPFTSQQAKEKVIELAGILSQYSGTLKLHLVPFTEVQTSFTGIGQDNLIITFMRRAMLRIATRLAEREGALALVTGESLGQVASQTLPSMNVIGRATELPLLRPLITADKHEIIALSKEIGTYDTSIQPFEDCCTLFIPKSPTTNPNLRIVQKVEATLPGLSDKLEQAVEQTETLVITPDQWASTHTQGKESVIREEWF; translated from the coding sequence ATGACGGTGAAACCAACCTATGATATGCTTCTCCTCCGCTTTGGAGAGTTCACCTTAAAGGGCAAGAACCGGAACCGGTTTGAGAAAAGCATCCTGCAGCATGTACGGGCCTTGCTGAAGCCATATCCGGACGTGAATATCCTGAAGGAATACGGACGTTTATATGTCCGGTTGAACGGTCACCCCTTTGAGCCGGTGCTGGCTGATCTGAAAAAAGTGTTCGGCATTGTCTCCATCAGTCCGGTTAAGGTTTGTCCATCTGAGCTGGAGTCCATCGTGTCCAGCGCGCTCCAATTTATGAGCGAGACTAGCCTTGCGCCTTCAACAACCTTCAAGGTAAACGCCAGGCGGGTATGGAAGGCCTTCCCGCATTCCTCCCAGGACATGAATCATCTTGTCGGCTCGCCGCTGCTTCGTGCCTTTCCGCAGCTCAGCGTCAATGTGAAGGAGCCGGAGCTGGAGCTGCGGGTCGAAATCAGAGAGGATCGCACCTATTTGTTCCATGAGTCCATTCAGGGCGCAGGGGGCTTTCCACTGGGCACAAACGGCAAGGCGATGCTGCTGCTGTCAGGGGGCATCGACAGTCCGGTGGCCGCCTACTCCGCCATGCGAAGAGGGCTGGAGGTGGAATGCGTCCATTTCTACAGCTATCCATTCACAAGCCAGCAGGCCAAGGAAAAGGTCATTGAGCTGGCAGGCATTCTATCTCAGTACTCTGGCACGTTGAAGCTGCATCTCGTGCCGTTCACCGAGGTGCAGACCTCGTTCACCGGCATTGGACAGGATAACCTCATTATTACGTTTATGCGCCGGGCCATGCTGCGCATTGCCACAAGGCTTGCGGAACGGGAAGGTGCACTTGCCCTGGTTACAGGCGAGAGCCTGGGTCAAGTGGCCAGTCAGACACTGCCCAGTATGAACGTTATCGGCCGGGCGACCGAGCTGCCGCTGCTGCGGCCGCTCATTACGGCCGACAAGCATGAGATTATAGCGCTGTCCAAGGAAATCGGAACCTATGACACGTCCATTCAGCCCTTTGAGGACTGCTGCACGCTGTTTATCCCGAAATCACCGACCACCAATCCCAACCTGCGTATCGTACAGAAGGTGGAAGCGACGCTCCCGGGCCTGTCTGACAAGCTGGAGCAGGCCGTAGAGCAGACGGAAACCCTGGTCATCACTCCGGACCAATGGGCGTCCACGCATACGCAAGGGAAGGAATCCGTGATCCGGGAGGAGTGGTTCTAG
- a CDS encoding TerC family protein, whose amino-acid sequence MDTMLLLGQILMINLVLSGDNALVIAMASRDLPEQERRQAIWIGTAGAVILRCLLTFVAVLLLNIPYLQAAGALLLLWIAFKLIKDQQQEHGDLREPASMWGAVYTILAADFVMSLDNVIAIAGLAKGDLALMVIGIVLSIPIVVWGSGIISSLLARFPLLLYLGAGVLAYTAGEMLLNDSKTGVLILYWLPAIHALVPLLLACAVIAAGGMHGLRHKKA is encoded by the coding sequence ATGGATACAATGCTGCTGCTCGGACAAATCTTAATGATCAATCTGGTGCTTAGTGGAGATAATGCTCTGGTCATTGCGATGGCCAGCCGGGATCTGCCGGAGCAGGAGCGGCGGCAGGCGATATGGATCGGTACAGCCGGTGCTGTCATTCTGCGATGCCTGCTCACCTTTGTGGCAGTTCTGCTCCTTAACATTCCGTATTTGCAGGCTGCCGGTGCGCTGCTGCTGCTCTGGATTGCGTTCAAGCTGATCAAGGATCAGCAGCAGGAGCATGGTGACCTGCGCGAGCCGGCCTCCATGTGGGGAGCCGTCTACACGATACTTGCGGCCGACTTTGTAATGAGCCTGGACAATGTTATTGCCATTGCGGGGCTAGCCAAGGGCGATCTGGCCCTGATGGTCATTGGCATTGTGCTCAGCATTCCCATTGTCGTGTGGGGCAGTGGCATCATCTCCAGTCTGCTGGCCCGGTTTCCACTGTTGCTGTACTTGGGTGCCGGAGTCCTCGCTTATACAGCCGGGGAGATGCTGCTGAATGATTCCAAAACCGGCGTGCTGATCCTGTACTGGCTGCCCGCGATTCATGCTCTGGTGCCCTTACTGCTTGCCTGTGCTGTCATTGCCGCGGGAGGAATGCACGGCCTGCGGCACAAGAAAGCCTAG